In Lacerta agilis isolate rLacAgi1 chromosome 8, rLacAgi1.pri, whole genome shotgun sequence, one genomic interval encodes:
- the UBE2J2 gene encoding ubiquitin-conjugating enzyme E2 J2: MSSNSNKRAPTTATQRLKQDYLRIKKDPVPYICAEPLPSNILEWHYVVRGPELTPYEGGYYHGKLIFPREFPFKPPSIYMITPNGRFKCNTRLCLSITDFHPDTWNPAWSVSTILTGLLSFMVEKGPTLGSIETSEFTKRQLASQSLAFNVKDKVFCELFPDVVEEIKQKQKAREDLHSRPLTLPLPDVVPDGEAHHVQNGLPLLNGHIPLAAANNHPGLQQANRNHGLLGGALANLFVIVGFAAFAYTVKYVLRSIAQE; this comes from the exons ATGAGCAGCAATAGTAATAAGCGAGCACCCACAACAGCTACCCAGAGACTCAAACAGGACTACCTGCGAATTAAAAAAGACCCAGTGCCTTATATATGTGCTGAACCTCTACCGTCAAATATCCTTGAATG GCACTATGTTGTACGGGGACCCGAGTTGACGCCGTACGAAG GTGGCTATTATCACGGGAAACTAATCTTCCCCAGAGAATTTCCTTTCAAACCTCCTAGTATTTATATGATAACACCGAATGGAAGATTTAAATGCAACACAAG GTTATGTCTTTCGATTACTGACTTCCACCCGGACACGTGGAACCCAGCGTGGTCGGTCTCGACCATCTTAACAGGCCTTCTTAGTTTTATGGTTGAAAAAGGTCCCACTCTGGGCAGTATAGAAACGTCAGAGTTCACA AAAAGGCAGCTTGCGTCGCAGAGTTTAGCATTTAACGTCAAAGACAAAGTCTTTTGTGAATTATTCCCTGACGTGGTGGAG GAAATCAAGCAGAAACAAAAGGCgcgagaagatctccacagccggCCCCTGACCCTCCCGCTCCCGGACGTCGTCCCCGACGGGGAAGCCCACCACGTCCAGAACGGGCTGCCCCTCCTCAACGGTCACATCCCATTGGCCGCTGCCAACAACCACCCCGGCCTGCAGCAGGCCAATCGGAACCATGGACTCCTGGGCGGAGCTTTGGCGAACTTGTTTGTTATAGTCGGCTTTGCGGCCTTCGCCTACACGGTGAAGTACGTCTTGAGGAGCATAGCGCAGGAGTGA